A single Verrucomicrobiia bacterium DNA region contains:
- a CDS encoding HlyD family efflux transporter periplasmic adaptor subunit, giving the protein MDVPVSTEVKRRRQRRRWLSISAGIIVIALITLGLSRLKPAAPRVEKASIWMDTVKRGEMLRQVRGNGTLVPEDIRWIPTINAGRVERVLVLPGAAVQADTVLVELSNPELEQAGFEAESQVKAAKAELANLRVQLESQKLTQRAAVANAQANYTSAKQDFEVNEALGKSGLVAALTVQQARTKAEQLEIVLAIEQERLQISTAAAQAQIAAQEEKIAQYDALLELKRRQVEALKVRAGMDGVLQRLGDTTNPLQVGQQLPAGALVARVANPAKLKAAIRIAETQARDIQLDQPAEIDTRNGVVSGRVTRIDPAVENGTVTVDVALTTPLPRGARPDLSVDGTIQLERLTDVMYLGRPVQAQPDSTVGLFKVVDSGKTAVRVAVKLGRCSVNAVEITGGLQVGEQVILSDMSQWDAQERVQLE; this is encoded by the coding sequence ATGGACGTGCCTGTTTCAACCGAGGTCAAACGACGACGCCAGCGCCGCCGCTGGTTGTCCATCAGCGCGGGAATCATCGTCATCGCGCTGATCACGCTGGGATTGTCCCGCCTTAAACCGGCTGCGCCGCGCGTGGAAAAGGCTTCAATCTGGATGGACACGGTGAAGCGCGGTGAAATGTTGCGTCAGGTGCGCGGCAACGGGACGTTGGTGCCCGAGGATATTCGCTGGATCCCAACGATCAACGCAGGCCGCGTTGAGCGCGTGCTGGTTTTGCCCGGCGCGGCGGTGCAGGCGGACACGGTGCTGGTTGAGTTGAGCAACCCGGAACTGGAGCAGGCGGGATTCGAAGCGGAATCGCAAGTTAAAGCCGCCAAAGCGGAACTGGCCAATCTGCGCGTGCAATTGGAATCGCAGAAGTTGACGCAACGCGCGGCGGTGGCGAACGCGCAGGCCAATTACACCAGCGCGAAGCAGGATTTTGAAGTGAACGAGGCTCTTGGCAAAAGCGGTCTGGTCGCGGCACTGACCGTACAACAGGCCCGGACCAAAGCCGAACAACTCGAGATAGTGCTGGCCATCGAGCAGGAGCGTTTGCAAATAAGCACCGCCGCCGCCCAAGCGCAGATCGCCGCCCAGGAGGAAAAGATCGCGCAGTACGACGCGCTATTGGAGTTGAAGCGTCGTCAGGTCGAGGCGCTTAAGGTCCGCGCGGGCATGGACGGCGTATTGCAACGACTGGGAGATACGACCAATCCCCTGCAAGTCGGACAACAACTCCCGGCGGGAGCCTTGGTGGCGCGTGTCGCCAATCCGGCGAAGTTGAAGGCCGCGATCCGCATCGCCGAGACGCAGGCGCGGGACATCCAACTGGACCAACCTGCGGAAATTGACACCCGCAACGGCGTGGTATCCGGACGCGTAACGCGCATTGATCCCGCCGTGGAAAACGGCACGGTGACGGTGGACGTGGCTTTGACCACGCCATTGCCCCGAGGCGCGCGGCCCGACCTGAGCGTGGACGGCACGATCCAGTTGGAGCGGTTGACGGACGTGATGTATCTGGGTCGCCCCGTACAAGCCCAACCCGACAGCACAGTGGGATTGTTCAAAGTTGTGGACAGCGGCAAGACTGCGGTGCGCGTGGCGGTCAAGCTGGGACGCTGCTCGGTGAACGCGGTGGAAATCACCGGCGGCCTGCAGGTGGGCGAACAAGTAATCCTCTCCGACATGTCGCAATGGGACGCGCAGGAACGGGTGCAATTGGAGTAA
- a CDS encoding ABC transporter ATP-binding protein, which translates to MPTTTIPLIQLAEIQKIFLTDEVETHALSGVSFEICHGEYVSISGPSGCGKSTLLSILGLLDSPTSGRYELRGEPVANLNHAQRAKVRNREIGFIFQSFNLIGDLTVWENVELPLTYRGLTKEERRERVDEALAKVGMTARAKHYPAQLSGGQQQRVAVARALGGRPAILLADEPTGNLDSKNGEAVMALLRELHAEGATICLVTHDDRFARDAQKTIRLFDGQVVAGETARTR; encoded by the coding sequence ATGCCTACAACAACCATTCCCTTGATTCAACTGGCGGAGATTCAAAAAATCTTCCTCACGGATGAAGTGGAAACACACGCGCTATCCGGCGTGAGTTTCGAGATTTGCCACGGCGAATACGTGTCCATCTCCGGGCCGTCCGGCTGCGGCAAGTCCACGTTGCTTTCCATCCTCGGCCTGCTGGATTCCCCGACGAGCGGCCGCTATGAATTGCGCGGCGAGCCGGTGGCCAATCTGAATCACGCCCAGCGCGCGAAGGTCCGCAATCGCGAGATCGGTTTCATTTTTCAAAGCTTCAATCTCATCGGTGATTTGACGGTATGGGAAAACGTCGAGTTACCGCTGACGTATCGCGGGTTGACCAAGGAGGAGCGGCGCGAGCGCGTGGACGAGGCGCTGGCGAAAGTCGGCATGACGGCGCGGGCGAAGCATTATCCGGCGCAATTGTCCGGCGGGCAGCAACAGCGCGTGGCGGTGGCACGGGCGCTGGGCGGGCGGCCCGCGATTCTGCTGGCGGACGAGCCGACGGGGAATCTCGATTCCAAGAACGGCGAGGCGGTGATGGCGTTGTTGCGCGAGTTGCACGCCGAGGGCGCGACAATCTGTCTGGTGACGCACGATGATCGTTTTGCGCGTGATGCGCAGAAAACCATCCGCCTGTTCGATGGACAGGTTGTGGCCGGGGAAACGGCGAGAACGCGATGA
- a CDS encoding ABC transporter permease, protein MNISTFFRRQFRSLGQRRAVKQEIDEELRYHLEQRTAENIAAGMSPEDAAREARKRFGNLQSVREECREARGASFGEATWMDLKFAFRQLRKNPGFTAVAVLTLALGIGANTAIFSVVNAVLLKALPYQQPDRLVMLWTDNPALDLGFSELPPAPVDLTEWRQQARSFEQIAAFRPWPANLAEDGDPERIGGIQVTADFFPLLGVAPMWGRSFNAEEEQPGTDRVAIISYGLWQRRFGGQPNVIGRFITVNQERREIVGIMPPGFNFPRGSEMPPAYGLMKGTDIWLPFAENAAYWQRDDTRDFIAMGRIKDGVSLGQAQTEMNVIAARQATESPADHEGWIVHLRPLANQVAGTLRPLLFVLLGAVGFVLLIACANLANLLLCRANARQKEIAVRAALGAGRSRILRQLLTESLLLSTLGGLFGLVLGTTGIRAILVLAPPNIARLNETTLDGRVLLFTVVVSLVSGIIFGLAPAWRASWLDFARALNASGRSGNARGWQRTHGLLVAGEVALAVVLLTGAGLMAQSFLRLQVVDLGFQPQHLTAFDVGLYGEKYGSGERQRQFYREAVERLGKLPGIRSAAAISSLPLGGPEQIDLLYAEGQPLPSAENTPNAETRRTTPGYFETMGIALLRGRDFTSRDTANQPPVCIINETIARNFFAGTDAVGHRLKLGETDDHAPWLTVVGVVRDVRSSRPEAKPRPQVYRPLEQDPQNMMTIVVRAGAMSDATLERAIRAEMKSLDPFLPVANYRTMERLVSDAVARPRFTSLLLGLFAVTALALTAVGLYGVVGYAAAQRTREIGIRMALGANARNVLGLILRQGMGPAVVGLVVGLVGSLALTRLLTSQLYEVKPTDPATFLGVALFLLSVAMFACWLPARRAAKVDPMVALRHE, encoded by the coding sequence ATGAACATTTCCACTTTCTTCCGCCGCCAATTCCGCTCGCTCGGACAACGACGGGCGGTGAAACAGGAGATTGACGAGGAGTTGCGCTATCACCTCGAACAACGCACGGCGGAGAACATCGCGGCGGGCATGTCGCCGGAAGATGCGGCGCGGGAGGCGCGGAAGCGGTTTGGAAATCTGCAAAGTGTGCGTGAAGAATGTCGCGAGGCTCGCGGCGCGAGTTTTGGCGAGGCGACGTGGATGGACCTCAAGTTCGCCTTCCGCCAGTTGCGCAAAAATCCCGGTTTCACCGCCGTGGCCGTCCTCACGCTCGCGCTGGGCATTGGGGCGAACACCGCCATTTTCAGTGTCGTTAATGCGGTCCTGCTAAAGGCGCTGCCGTATCAGCAACCAGACCGACTGGTGATGCTGTGGACAGATAATCCAGCGCTCGATTTGGGTTTTTCGGAACTGCCGCCGGCGCCAGTGGATCTCACCGAGTGGCGTCAGCAAGCACGATCCTTCGAGCAAATTGCGGCATTTCGTCCTTGGCCGGCCAATCTGGCGGAAGATGGCGATCCGGAGCGGATCGGCGGCATTCAGGTCACGGCAGATTTCTTCCCACTGCTGGGCGTGGCGCCGATGTGGGGACGAAGTTTCAACGCAGAAGAGGAGCAGCCGGGAACTGACCGGGTAGCAATCATCAGCTACGGGCTGTGGCAGCGTCGTTTCGGCGGTCAACCGAATGTGATCGGACGATTTATCACGGTGAATCAGGAACGGCGAGAGATCGTTGGAATCATGCCGCCGGGCTTCAATTTCCCGCGCGGTTCGGAGATGCCGCCAGCCTATGGCTTGATGAAGGGCACGGACATCTGGCTGCCGTTCGCGGAGAATGCCGCGTATTGGCAGCGGGACGATACCCGCGATTTCATCGCGATGGGGCGGATCAAGGACGGGGTTTCGCTCGGTCAGGCCCAAACCGAGATGAACGTCATTGCGGCCCGACAGGCCACGGAGTCGCCCGCGGATCACGAGGGCTGGATCGTCCATCTGCGTCCCTTGGCCAACCAAGTAGCAGGAACGCTACGCCCGCTATTGTTCGTGCTGCTCGGTGCCGTTGGCTTCGTGCTGCTGATCGCCTGTGCCAACCTCGCGAACTTGCTGCTGTGCCGCGCGAACGCGCGACAGAAGGAAATCGCGGTACGAGCGGCCCTCGGAGCGGGGCGGAGTCGCATTCTTCGCCAGTTACTGACCGAGAGTTTGCTCCTTTCCACCCTCGGCGGCCTGTTTGGGCTGGTACTCGGTACGACCGGTATCCGGGCCATTCTGGTGTTGGCTCCACCGAACATTGCTCGGCTCAACGAAACGACGCTGGATGGACGAGTCCTTCTGTTCACCGTTGTGGTCTCGCTGGTTAGTGGAATTATCTTCGGCCTCGCCCCGGCTTGGCGGGCCAGTTGGCTGGATTTTGCCCGCGCGTTGAACGCGAGCGGACGCTCCGGGAACGCCAGAGGCTGGCAACGGACCCACGGACTCTTGGTCGCAGGCGAAGTGGCTCTGGCGGTCGTGTTGTTGACGGGTGCAGGATTGATGGCGCAAAGCTTTTTGCGCCTGCAAGTGGTGGACTTGGGATTTCAGCCGCAGCATCTGACCGCGTTCGATGTGGGACTATATGGCGAAAAATACGGCAGCGGCGAGCGCCAAAGGCAGTTCTATCGGGAGGCGGTGGAGCGGCTGGGCAAGCTCCCCGGCATCCGGTCCGCCGCCGCCATTTCGAGCTTGCCTCTGGGTGGCCCCGAACAAATTGATCTGCTTTATGCCGAGGGACAGCCTTTACCGAGCGCGGAGAACACGCCCAACGCCGAGACGCGAAGAACGACTCCCGGTTATTTTGAAACGATGGGAATAGCACTGCTGCGAGGCCGTGATTTCACCAGCCGAGATACGGCGAACCAGCCACCGGTTTGCATCATTAACGAAACGATCGCGCGCAACTTCTTTGCTGGAACCGACGCGGTGGGCCACCGGCTTAAGTTGGGAGAAACCGATGATCACGCTCCCTGGCTGACCGTGGTGGGCGTGGTGCGTGACGTACGGAGTTCCCGCCCCGAGGCAAAACCGCGTCCGCAGGTATATCGTCCACTGGAACAAGACCCGCAGAACATGATGACGATCGTTGTCCGGGCTGGGGCCATGTCCGACGCGACCTTGGAGCGCGCGATTCGCGCGGAGATGAAGAGTCTCGATCCCTTCCTGCCGGTCGCGAATTACCGCACGATGGAACGATTGGTTTCCGATGCCGTGGCGCGACCGCGCTTCACCAGCCTGCTGTTGGGCCTGTTTGCCGTCACCGCACTGGCACTGACGGCTGTGGGTCTTTACGGAGTGGTGGGATATGCCGCCGCTCAACGCACGCGCGAGATCGGCATCCGCATGGCGCTCGGGGCGAATGCGCGGAATGTGCTCGGCTTGATTCTCCGACAAGGGATGGGTCCCGCCGTTGTCGGCTTGGTGGTTGGACTGGTGGGATCGCTGGCGCTTACGCGGCTGCTGACCAGTCAACTTTACGAAGTGAAACCCACCGATCCAGCAACCTTTCTGGGGGTTGCTTTGTTCCTACTGTCCGTGGCGATGTTCGCCTGCTGGTTGCCCGCCCGCCGCGCGGCGAAGGTGGATCCGATGGTGGCGCTGCGTCACGAATGA
- a CDS encoding PadR family transcriptional regulator yields the protein MATNKSELLQGTLDLLILKTLTAGAMHGYAIAQRIQQRSDDVLVVEEGSLYPALYRMEEKGWIRAEWGKSENNRRAKFYELTRAGRKQLEEETALWERVHRAITLVLQAV from the coding sequence ATGGCCACCAACAAATCCGAACTCCTGCAAGGCACGCTGGACTTGCTCATCCTCAAAACCCTCACCGCCGGAGCAATGCACGGCTACGCCATCGCCCAACGCATCCAGCAACGCTCCGATGACGTGCTCGTGGTGGAGGAAGGCTCGCTCTACCCGGCGCTCTATCGCATGGAGGAAAAAGGTTGGATTCGCGCGGAGTGGGGCAAGTCCGAAAACAACCGCCGCGCCAAATTTTATGAATTGACCCGCGCCGGGCGCAAACAACTGGAGGAAGAGACGGCCCTCTGGGAGCGCGTTCACCGGGCCATCACGCTCGTGTTGCAAGCGGTTTGA
- a CDS encoding bifunctional nuclease family protein — protein MKNDVVRVQIRGILPVNNSCALFVGNDEKVFVINIEPQMGHIIGMFLRDTPKERPMTHDLMRSVFKGFGISVERVVITDLRNATYYARLILSQSNEVAKKLVEIDARPSDCLALASAEKCKIYVNRSLFEQLEDMTEQFNQMNQGEDAPE, from the coding sequence ATGAAGAATGACGTCGTGCGGGTTCAGATTCGCGGCATCCTCCCCGTCAACAACAGTTGTGCGTTATTTGTGGGAAATGACGAAAAGGTGTTCGTCATCAATATTGAACCGCAGATGGGGCACATCATTGGCATGTTTTTGCGCGACACGCCGAAGGAGCGGCCAATGACGCATGATCTCATGAGAAGCGTCTTCAAAGGATTCGGCATTTCGGTCGAGCGGGTGGTCATTACTGATTTGCGCAACGCCACGTATTACGCCCGACTTATTTTGTCGCAAAGCAATGAGGTCGCCAAAAAGTTGGTGGAAATTGACGCGCGCCCCAGCGATTGCCTGGCCCTGGCCTCGGCGGAAAAATGTAAGATTTACGTCAATCGTTCCCTGTTTGAGCAGCTCGAGGATATGACCGAGCAGTTCAATCAAATGAATCAAGGAGAAGATGCGCCAGAGTAA
- the holA gene encoding DNA polymerase III subunit delta translates to MRQSKLAEKPAAADKSVALVHGDDDFAVKQRAKELYQKWSAELGGEDHEIIEASVSNSGETLRVIGKLREALQTLPFFGSGKVVWLRNCNFLSDENAKPATAVTDALAELSQDLKEFSWDKVRLLITAAKVDKRKSIFKTLEKIGQVQSFESWSVNDKDWAARAEVLVRNQIRERGKRMGDGALRELVARVGPQPRQLVNEVEKLCLYAGDREEITIQDVEAISVRNKQARAFALGDALGDRNLARLLARLDEELWEAQFDRDKNEIGLLYGLIFKVRAVLLLKEMLQEGWLHATGDFSNFKSQLADVPRAKLPEDKKYNPLALNPYVLFRALSQVKNYSSAELIRALELLLQANQRLVSSSLDERVVLQQVLIEIVGVTPTPGRSSR, encoded by the coding sequence ATGCGCCAGAGTAAACTGGCCGAAAAACCCGCCGCAGCGGATAAGTCCGTGGCCCTGGTCCACGGCGACGATGATTTCGCCGTCAAACAACGCGCCAAGGAATTGTATCAGAAGTGGAGTGCGGAACTGGGCGGCGAAGATCATGAGATTATCGAGGCGTCCGTCAGTAACAGCGGTGAGACCCTCCGGGTCATCGGCAAACTTCGGGAAGCGCTGCAAACCCTTCCGTTCTTTGGTTCGGGCAAGGTTGTTTGGTTGCGTAACTGCAATTTTCTCAGCGATGAGAACGCAAAACCAGCCACAGCGGTTACTGATGCGTTGGCCGAGCTGTCCCAAGATCTGAAGGAGTTTTCCTGGGACAAGGTGCGGTTGCTGATTACTGCCGCGAAGGTGGACAAACGCAAGTCTATCTTCAAAACGCTGGAAAAAATCGGGCAGGTACAGAGCTTCGAAAGCTGGTCGGTCAATGACAAGGATTGGGCGGCTCGGGCGGAAGTACTGGTGCGAAATCAGATTCGGGAACGTGGCAAGCGCATGGGGGATGGCGCGTTGAGGGAATTGGTGGCCCGCGTCGGGCCGCAGCCGCGCCAACTGGTCAACGAAGTCGAAAAGCTTTGCCTCTACGCTGGTGATCGGGAGGAAATCACCATACAAGACGTGGAAGCCATCTCCGTGAGGAACAAGCAAGCGCGGGCTTTTGCGTTGGGCGACGCTTTGGGAGATCGGAATTTGGCGCGCTTGTTGGCGCGCTTGGATGAAGAATTGTGGGAGGCGCAATTCGACCGAGATAAGAATGAAATCGGGTTGCTCTATGGATTGATTTTCAAGGTCCGGGCCGTGCTCTTGTTAAAGGAGATGCTGCAGGAGGGATGGCTTCACGCGACGGGAGATTTTTCCAACTTCAAGTCGCAGTTGGCTGATGTTCCCAGGGCAAAATTACCTGAGGATAAAAAATACAATCCATTGGCGCTTAATCCGTATGTGTTATTCAGGGCCTTATCGCAGGTGAAAAACTATTCATCCGCGGAGTTGATTCGGGCGCTGGAACTATTGTTGCAGGCGAATCAAAGACTGGTCTCGAGTTCGTTGGACGAGCGGGTGGTTTTACAACAGGTTTTGATTGAGATCGTTGGGGTGACGCCAACACCGGGGCGGTCGAGTCGCTAA
- a CDS encoding STAS domain-containing protein — MRNEDEWKKSEKMTTSPANLMVLTGDRFACVKVTGRATFTQAVDFKALLAGLEARGYPCIVIELSECSLMDSTFLGVLAALAARLNVANGECETRAIELRHANARLVDLLESLGVLHLFKMGHAETVDSGYQTVATDACRQSREDLIQASLEAHEALMQLNPDNVGKFKEVAKFLKDDLKKLKNTKKIT; from the coding sequence TTGAGGAACGAGGATGAGTGGAAAAAATCAGAAAAAATGACGACTTCTCCTGCTAACTTGATGGTGCTGACCGGTGACCGCTTTGCCTGCGTAAAAGTCACTGGACGGGCGACTTTTACTCAAGCGGTTGATTTCAAGGCGCTGCTCGCTGGTTTGGAAGCGCGGGGCTACCCCTGTATTGTTATCGAACTGTCAGAATGTTCGCTAATGGACAGCACCTTTCTTGGCGTGTTGGCCGCTTTGGCGGCCCGGCTGAATGTGGCCAACGGAGAATGTGAAACGCGGGCCATTGAGCTGCGTCATGCGAACGCACGGTTGGTTGATCTGCTCGAAAGCCTGGGGGTGTTGCATCTTTTCAAAATGGGACATGCGGAAACCGTAGATTCCGGCTATCAGACGGTGGCGACAGACGCTTGCCGACAATCACGCGAGGATTTGATCCAAGCCTCACTCGAGGCCCATGAGGCGCTCATGCAACTCAATCCCGATAACGTGGGAAAATTCAAAGAGGTCGCTAAATTCCTCAAAGACGATCTGAAAAAGCTTAAGAATACTAAGAAAATAACGTAA
- the rpoD gene encoding RNA polymerase sigma factor RpoD — protein sequence MVKETTPRRGVQATEAAKKPELPTQIAAMANPSASAVDMTETVKMLLHLSQENGYITFDDINDILPDGLTPEDLDTLFTKLRSLDIEIVDQAEVQRTAKKDEAEEPEEDSRLEILDDPVRMYMNQMGKVPLLTREQEVEICKRIEDAEIAMKQIICGLGFTAKEHIAIAEKLLSEPPKERFDRVVVDKKVANREGHLKDLRTLIKKVRAADVKVDEKYATLMKISQKGRKEKLYKEFIKLSQKLQEMFSKFAYKQKVIEEMIVVAGNIYENLQTSSRRVQELERLRTTSERRATIEAEQARIRTLEQFVRMPKEEFSKAFANLKDAADRAHRAKTHMAEANLRLVVSVAKKYTNRGQSFLDLIQEGNIGLMKGVEKFEYRRGYKFSTYAIWWIRQAITRSIADQARTIRIPVHMIEIMNKLWRAQKQLTQELGREPTPEELADEMHMPVSRINSLLKMAQQPVSLHAPVGDDGDVSVGDFIEDKSAENPSDVTSYSLLKEKLGDVLTTLTERERKILEMRFGLVDGYERTLEEIGKMYNVTRERIRQIEAKALRKLRHPTRVRHLQGFLDSEDAAAA from the coding sequence GTGGTCAAAGAGACCACGCCACGTCGCGGCGTCCAGGCGACCGAAGCGGCGAAGAAGCCCGAGTTGCCTACACAAATCGCGGCCATGGCGAATCCGAGCGCGAGCGCGGTGGATATGACTGAAACGGTGAAGATGCTGCTGCATCTTTCCCAGGAGAACGGCTACATCACGTTCGACGACATCAATGACATTCTGCCGGACGGCTTGACGCCGGAAGACTTGGACACGCTGTTCACCAAGCTGCGGAGTCTGGATATTGAGATTGTTGATCAAGCTGAGGTCCAGCGAACCGCCAAGAAGGACGAGGCGGAAGAGCCTGAAGAGGATTCGCGACTGGAAATTCTGGATGATCCGGTGCGGATGTACATGAACCAGATGGGCAAGGTGCCGCTGTTGACCCGGGAACAGGAAGTGGAGATTTGCAAGCGCATTGAAGACGCCGAAATCGCCATGAAGCAAATTATTTGCGGACTTGGGTTCACGGCCAAAGAGCATATCGCCATCGCGGAGAAATTGCTGAGTGAGCCGCCGAAAGAGCGGTTCGATCGCGTCGTGGTTGATAAAAAAGTTGCGAATCGCGAAGGTCACCTCAAAGACTTGCGCACCCTGATCAAGAAGGTTCGGGCGGCGGATGTCAAGGTGGATGAAAAATATGCGACGTTGATGAAAATCTCCCAAAAGGGCCGCAAGGAGAAGCTGTATAAGGAATTCATCAAACTAAGTCAAAAATTGCAGGAGATGTTTTCCAAGTTTGCGTACAAGCAGAAGGTCATCGAGGAGATGATTGTCGTGGCTGGAAACATTTACGAGAACTTGCAAACCAGTTCCCGTCGCGTTCAGGAACTGGAGCGCTTGCGGACCACCTCCGAGCGTCGGGCGACCATCGAAGCCGAGCAGGCGCGAATCCGCACTCTGGAGCAATTTGTTCGCATGCCGAAAGAGGAATTCTCGAAGGCGTTTGCCAATTTGAAGGACGCGGCGGATCGGGCGCATCGGGCGAAAACGCACATGGCCGAGGCCAATTTGCGCTTGGTGGTTTCCGTGGCTAAAAAATACACCAACCGCGGCCAATCGTTCCTCGATCTGATTCAGGAGGGCAACATTGGTTTGATGAAGGGCGTCGAAAAATTTGAATACCGGCGCGGTTACAAATTCTCCACCTACGCCATCTGGTGGATTCGTCAGGCCATCACGCGTTCGATTGCGGATCAGGCGCGTACCATCCGCATCCCGGTTCACATGATCGAAATCATGAACAAACTGTGGCGCGCGCAGAAACAACTCACCCAGGAACTGGGGCGCGAACCCACCCCGGAGGAGTTGGCGGATGAAATGCACATGCCGGTGAGCCGGATCAATTCGCTGCTCAAGATGGCGCAACAGCCCGTCTCACTGCACGCTCCCGTCGGTGATGACGGCGACGTCAGCGTGGGCGATTTTATCGAAGACAAAAGCGCGGAAAACCCTTCCGACGTCACCAGTTATTCATTGCTCAAAGAAAAGCTGGGCGACGTGCTTACCACGTTGACCGAGCGCGAACGCAAGATTCTCGAAATGCGGTTCGGTCTGGTGGATGGCTACGAACGCACTCTGGAGGAAATTGGCAAGATGTACAACGTCACCCGGGAACGCATCCGGCAGATTGAGGCCAAAGCGCTCCGCAAGCTGCGTCACCCGACGCGCGTGCGCCACTTGCAAGGATTCCTCGATAGCGAAGATGCCGCCGCGGCCTGA
- a CDS encoding TIGR03790 family protein, producing the protein MKPNRLFILIGWWLLTSAVSLWADGSEVVVVYNRKLDESKSLAYYYARLRQVPQEQVLGFELSDGETMSRGEFRGQLQLPLQQQLQELKLWQIGKGELPDTNNTRRVVARKVVASKIRYLVLCYGVPLKIRRDNELSEPIAATLRPELRRNEAAVDSELACLPLAAQGYPLTGPTLNLFYGVTNAAEFHPTNGILIVARLDGPNAAIARGLVDKALEAERDGLWGRAYFDVRNISDPSYKPGDDWIREAAKMSQVAGFDTTIDENGATFPVGFPMSHIALYMGWYQENVSGPFTLPRVEFMPGAFAYHLHSYSANSLRTTERHWVGPLLAKGATCTMGCVDEPYLSGTPDLGVFTSRWLLLGFDFGTASYAAQPVLSWQTTVVGDPLYRPAKTSLQEHFQTFTTQTNRLAEWAIERVINLNRERGMNLSELTAFLESTPLTRPSAVLSEKLAELYFAQGKPSSAILMYERALEHNPSPQQRLRLRLELGRHLTDAGRNADAIHDYEQLLAEIPDYADAASIRQKINSLAPASEAKSR; encoded by the coding sequence TTGAAACCCAACCGCCTCTTCATCCTGATCGGCTGGTGGCTGCTGACCAGTGCGGTTTCGCTATGGGCCGACGGCTCGGAAGTGGTAGTGGTTTACAATCGCAAATTGGACGAATCCAAATCGCTCGCTTACTATTACGCGCGCCTCCGCCAGGTGCCCCAGGAACAGGTGCTCGGCTTTGAATTGTCCGATGGCGAAACCATGTCTCGCGGTGAATTTCGCGGACAGCTCCAACTCCCGTTGCAACAGCAACTGCAGGAATTGAAGCTCTGGCAAATCGGCAAAGGCGAACTGCCCGACACCAACAACACCCGACGCGTGGTGGCGCGCAAAGTCGTGGCGTCCAAAATCCGCTATCTGGTTTTGTGCTACGGCGTGCCGTTGAAAATCCGCCGCGATAACGAGTTGTCCGAACCCATCGCCGCCACGTTGCGACCGGAACTGCGCCGCAATGAAGCCGCCGTGGATAGCGAGCTGGCTTGTCTGCCGCTGGCCGCGCAAGGTTATCCGCTCACCGGACCAACGCTGAACCTATTCTACGGTGTCACCAACGCCGCCGAATTCCACCCCACCAACGGCATTTTAATCGTCGCCCGACTCGACGGCCCCAACGCCGCCATCGCGCGCGGTCTGGTGGACAAGGCGTTGGAGGCGGAACGCGATGGTCTGTGGGGCCGCGCCTATTTTGATGTGCGCAACATTTCCGATCCCAGCTACAAACCGGGCGATGATTGGATTCGCGAAGCGGCAAAAATGTCTCAGGTTGCGGGCTTCGACACCACGATTGATGAAAACGGGGCCACGTTTCCAGTCGGCTTCCCCATGAGTCACATCGCGCTTTACATGGGTTGGTATCAGGAAAACGTGAGTGGCCCCTTCACGCTGCCGCGCGTGGAGTTTATGCCCGGTGCGTTTGCCTATCACCTGCATTCCTACAGCGCAAATTCCTTGCGCACCACCGAACGTCACTGGGTCGGGCCGTTGCTCGCCAAAGGCGCCACCTGCACGATGGGCTGCGTGGATGAACCTTATCTGAGCGGCACTCCGGACCTCGGCGTTTTTACCAGCCGCTGGTTATTGCTTGGATTCGACTTCGGCACGGCCAGCTACGCCGCGCAACCGGTGCTTTCCTGGCAAACCACCGTGGTGGGCGATCCGCTTTACCGCCCGGCCAAAACCTCCCTGCAAGAACACTTTCAAACCTTCACCACGCAAACGAATCGCCTTGCGGAATGGGCCATCGAGCGCGTGATCAATTTGAACCGCGAGCGGGGCATGAACTTGAGCGAACTCACCGCGTTCCTCGAAAGCACGCCCTTGACCAGACCGAGTGCGGTGCTATCCGAGAAATTGGCGGAACTCTACTTCGCTCAAGGCAAACCCAGCTCCGCCATCCTGATGTATGAACGAGCGCTCGAACACAACCCATCCCCGCAACAACGCCTGCGCTTGCGATTGGAATTGGGTCGGCACCTGACGGACGCGGGACGCAACGCCGATGCGATTCACGATTACGAGCAACTCCTTGCCGAAATTCCCGATTACGCCGACGCCGCCTCCATCCGACAAAAGATCAATTCTCTCGCCCCCGCCTCGGAAGCAAAATCCCGTTAA